A single region of the Terriglobia bacterium genome encodes:
- a CDS encoding DUF6152 family protein, with protein MKSRLLILLFVAVGMSGAAAYGHHSFAGSYVEGQTVTLDGTVAEFNIRNPHSFISIEVKDKDGKVTRWGGEWGGVTQLSEGGVNRFTLKIGDHIVIDGAPARDSSDHKVLVRKVFRPATASAKEFTWAGRVQ; from the coding sequence TTGCCGTGGGTATGTCCGGTGCGGCAGCTTATGGTCACCATTCATTTGCAGGATCTTATGTAGAGGGCCAGACGGTCACTCTTGACGGGACCGTGGCTGAATTCAACATCCGGAACCCCCATTCATTCATCAGCATCGAAGTTAAAGACAAGGACGGAAAGGTCACCCGATGGGGTGGTGAATGGGGTGGGGTGACCCAGTTGTCCGAAGGCGGCGTCAACCGGTTCACACTCAAGATCGGCGACCACATCGTTATTGATGGTGCTCCCGCGAGGGACTCCTCCGATCACAAGGTTCTGGTCCGGAAAGTTTTTCGTCCGGCGACGGCAAGTGCCAAAGAATTCACCTGGGCCGGCCGCGTTCAGTAA